One Jannaschia sp. GRR-S6-38 genomic window carries:
- the glpD gene encoding glycerol-3-phosphate dehydrogenase, translating into MDDGGDIRDLLVIGGGINGCGIARDAAGRGLSVTLAEMNDLASATSSASTKLFHGGLRYLEYFEFRLVRESLIEREALLRAMPHISWPMRFVLPYHRDMRFESETPTSKLLNTFMPWMKGRRPGWLLRTGLFMYDHLGGRKILPGTTTISLHGTPEGAPLQDKFDTAFEYSDCWVEDSRLVALNARDAEARGARVLTRTKVLSAEQKDGIWDARLGHEDGRTETVRARALVNAGGPWVGDILRNTVRSNSREGVRLVRGSHIVTRRLFDHDKCYFFQGMDGRIMFAIPYETDFTLIGTTDQEHEDPSTKPVCTPEERDYMIDFVNQYLMEPIGPEDVVWSYSGVRPLYDDGASSATAATRDYVLKIDRSAGAPVLNVFGGKITTYRRLAEHALDKLGEVFDGLPGGWTEGKPLPGGDFPVDGVPRLVERLRAAHPFLSERWALRLVRAYGTEAKDITGDAKTAADMGHDFGASLTAAEVDWLMDREYARRAEDVIWRRSKLGLRLEDGQVAALDKYMTERRAATLAAE; encoded by the coding sequence TTGGACGATGGTGGGGACATTCGCGACCTTCTGGTGATCGGCGGCGGCATCAACGGATGCGGCATCGCGCGCGACGCCGCGGGCCGCGGCCTGTCGGTCACCCTGGCCGAGATGAACGACCTCGCCTCCGCCACCTCCTCGGCCTCGACCAAGCTTTTCCATGGCGGGCTGCGCTATCTCGAGTATTTCGAGTTCCGGCTGGTCCGCGAGAGCCTGATCGAGCGCGAGGCGCTGCTGCGCGCGATGCCGCACATTTCCTGGCCGATGCGCTTCGTGCTGCCCTATCACCGCGACATGCGCTTCGAGAGCGAGACGCCGACCTCGAAGCTTCTCAACACCTTCATGCCCTGGATGAAGGGCCGCCGCCCGGGCTGGCTTCTGCGGACGGGCCTCTTCATGTACGACCACCTGGGCGGCCGGAAGATCCTGCCCGGCACCACCACGATCAGCCTGCACGGCACGCCCGAGGGCGCGCCGCTCCAGGACAAGTTCGACACCGCCTTCGAATATTCCGACTGCTGGGTCGAGGATTCGCGCCTCGTTGCGCTGAACGCCCGCGACGCCGAGGCGCGCGGCGCCCGCGTGCTGACCCGCACCAAGGTGCTGAGCGCCGAGCAGAAGGACGGCATCTGGGACGCGCGGCTGGGGCATGAGGACGGCCGCACCGAGACGGTCCGCGCCCGCGCCTTGGTCAATGCCGGCGGCCCCTGGGTGGGCGACATCCTGCGCAACACGGTGCGCTCGAACAGCCGCGAGGGCGTCCGCCTGGTCCGCGGCAGCCACATCGTCACCCGCCGCCTCTTCGATCATGACAAGTGCTATTTCTTCCAGGGCATGGACGGGCGGATCATGTTCGCCATCCCCTACGAGACGGATTTCACCCTGATCGGCACCACCGACCAGGAGCACGAAGACCCGTCGACGAAGCCGGTCTGCACGCCCGAGGAACGGGATTACATGATCGATTTCGTGAACCAGTATCTCATGGAGCCGATCGGTCCCGAGGACGTCGTCTGGTCCTATTCCGGGGTGCGCCCGCTCTATGACGACGGCGCCAGCTCGGCCACGGCGGCGACGCGCGACTACGTGCTCAAGATCGACCGCAGCGCGGGTGCTCCCGTGCTCAACGTCTTCGGCGGCAAGATCACAACCTACCGCCGGCTCGCCGAGCATGCGCTCGACAAGCTGGGCGAGGTGTTTGACGGGCTGCCGGGCGGCTGGACCGAGGGCAAGCCGCTGCCGGGCGGGGACTTCCCGGTCGACGGCGTGCCGCGGCTGGTCGAACGGCTCCGCGCGGCGCATCCCTTCCTGTCCGAGCGCTGGGCGCTGCGGCTGGTGCGCGCCTACGGGACGGAGGCGAAGGACATCACCGGCGACGCGAAGACGGCTGCAGACATGGGCCACGACTTCGGGGCAAGCTTGACCGCGGCCGAGGTCGACTGGCTGATGGACCGCGAATACGCCCGCCGGGCCGAGGACGTGATCTGGCGCCGCTCCAAGCTGGGGCTGCGGCTGGAGGACGGGCAGGTGGCGGCTTTGGACAAGTACATGACCGAGCGTCGCGCCGCGACGCTGGCGGCGGAATGA
- a CDS encoding ABC transporter ATP-binding protein, protein MSLTLEGVTHEVGGQTHIHETTLTLENGTMNVLLGPTLSGKTTLMRLMAGLDQPTRGRILWQGADVTGMRVQDRKVAMVYQQFINYPSMTVRENIASPMKLMGVDRAEIDRRVNETAEMMKLSPMLDRKPLELSGGQQQRCALARALVKNAGLVLLDEPLANLDYKLREELRAEIPRIFEESGAIFVYATTEPEEALLLGGNCATLWEGRVTQFGPTAQVYRQPADATTARVFSDPPMNFLPLTKQGDTIRYGKGDTLPGAALGAGLGDGEYMAGFRPNHLSLEPAEGAIRFDTTLSVTEITGSETFVHLDHHGERWVGLVHGIRDLQPGQALDVYLDPSRVYLFDKGGALVAGAPYAEAA, encoded by the coding sequence ATGAGCCTGACGCTGGAGGGCGTGACCCACGAGGTCGGCGGCCAGACGCATATCCACGAGACCACGCTGACGCTGGAGAACGGCACGATGAACGTGCTGCTCGGGCCGACGCTGTCGGGCAAGACCACGTTGATGCGTCTGATGGCGGGGCTGGACCAGCCGACGCGCGGGCGGATCCTGTGGCAGGGCGCGGACGTCACCGGTATGCGGGTGCAGGACCGCAAGGTGGCGATGGTCTACCAGCAATTCATCAACTACCCGTCGATGACCGTCCGCGAGAACATCGCCTCGCCGATGAAGCTGATGGGCGTGGACCGCGCCGAAATCGACCGCCGCGTCAACGAGACGGCCGAGATGATGAAGCTCTCGCCCATGCTCGATCGCAAGCCGCTGGAGCTGTCGGGCGGCCAGCAGCAACGCTGCGCGCTGGCCCGGGCGCTGGTGAAGAACGCAGGCCTCGTGCTGCTGGACGAGCCGCTGGCCAATCTCGACTACAAGCTGCGCGAGGAGCTGCGCGCCGAGATCCCGCGCATCTTCGAGGAGTCGGGCGCGATCTTCGTCTACGCCACCACCGAGCCGGAGGAGGCGCTGCTTCTGGGCGGCAATTGCGCGACGCTCTGGGAAGGCCGGGTGACGCAGTTCGGCCCCACCGCGCAGGTCTACCGCCAGCCCGCCGACGCCACCACGGCGCGCGTCTTCTCGGACCCGCCGATGAACTTCCTGCCGCTGACCAAGCAGGGCGACACGATCCGCTACGGCAAGGGCGACACGCTGCCCGGCGCGGCGCTGGGCGCGGGCCTGGGCGACGGCGAATACATGGCGGGCTTCCGGCCCAATCACCTCTCGCTCGAACCCGCCGAGGGCGCGATCCGCTTCGACACCACGCTCAGCGTGACCGAGATCACCGGCTCCGAGACCTTCGTCCATCTCGACCATCACGGCGAACGCTGGGTCGGTCTGGTCCACGGCATCCGCGATCTGCAGCCGGGCCAGGCGCTGGACGTCTATCTCGATCCGTCCCGCGTCTACCTGTTCGACAAAGGCGGCGCGCTGGTCGCCGGCGCCCCCTATGCGGAGGCCGCGTGA
- a CDS encoding ABC transporter ATP-binding protein produces MAKITLDNLAHSYLPNPTGPDDYALKELNHDWTDGEAYALLGASGCGKSTLLNIISGLLRPSHGRVLFDGHDITDAPTAERNIAQVFQFPVVYDTMTVRENLAFPLKNRGHDAAEIARRVQKVGAMIDMEAELDRKARGLTADAKQKISLGRGMVREDVNALLFDEPLTVIDPHMKWELRTQLKKLHHDFGHTMIYVTHDQTEALTFADKVVVMYDGRVVQIGTPQELFERPAHTFVGYFIGSPGMNLFDATLDGRVGRVGEAVIDLGGHYEAPGRTQIGVRPEFIRLQSGGDGLPARVTRVEDVGRHKIVRLDVMGTEISAIAGEGDAIPADIDRIGFAPEGINVYADDWRVAPSGATAGKAA; encoded by the coding sequence ATGGCCAAGATCACCCTAGACAACCTGGCGCATAGCTACCTGCCGAACCCCACGGGCCCGGACGACTACGCGCTCAAGGAGCTCAACCACGACTGGACCGACGGCGAGGCCTATGCCCTGCTCGGCGCGTCGGGCTGCGGGAAGTCGACCCTGCTCAACATCATCTCGGGGCTTCTGCGCCCGAGCCACGGCCGCGTGCTCTTCGACGGCCACGACATCACCGACGCCCCCACGGCGGAGCGCAACATCGCGCAGGTCTTCCAGTTCCCGGTCGTCTACGACACGATGACGGTGCGCGAGAACCTGGCCTTTCCGCTTAAGAACCGGGGCCACGACGCCGCCGAGATCGCCCGGCGGGTCCAGAAGGTCGGCGCCATGATCGACATGGAGGCCGAGCTCGACCGCAAGGCGCGCGGGCTGACTGCGGATGCAAAGCAGAAGATCTCGCTGGGGCGCGGCATGGTCCGCGAGGACGTGAACGCGCTGCTCTTCGACGAGCCGCTGACCGTGATCGACCCGCATATGAAGTGGGAGCTGCGCACCCAGCTCAAGAAGCTGCACCACGATTTCGGGCACACGATGATCTACGTCACCCACGACCAGACCGAGGCGCTGACCTTCGCCGACAAGGTGGTCGTGATGTATGACGGCCGCGTCGTGCAGATCGGCACGCCGCAGGAACTGTTCGAGCGGCCGGCCCATACCTTCGTGGGCTATTTCATCGGATCGCCGGGCATGAACCTGTTCGACGCGACGCTCGACGGGCGCGTTGGGCGCGTGGGCGAGGCGGTGATCGATCTGGGCGGGCATTACGAGGCGCCAGGCCGGACGCAGATCGGCGTGCGCCCCGAATTTATCCGCCTGCAATCGGGCGGCGACGGCCTGCCCGCGCGCGTCACCCGCGTCGAGGATGTGGGCCGCCACAAGATCGTCCGCCTCGACGTGATGGGCACCGAGATCAGCGCCATCGCGGGCGAAGGCGATGCCATCCCCGCGGATATCGACCGCATCGGCTTCGCGCCCGAGGGCATCAACGTCTATGCCGATGACTGGCGCGTCGCGCCGTCCGGCGCCACGGCAGGGAAGGCCGCGTGA
- a CDS encoding carbohydrate ABC transporter permease, with protein MNKTVNQKAWFLVLPVLVLVAFSAVIPLMTVVNYSVQDTFGNNQFFWAGLSWFEEMLESERMWNALGRQLTFSAIILAIEVPLGIFVALNMPKSGFWSSFCLVAMSLPLLIPWNVVGTIWQIFGRVDIGLLGYVLDNLGIDYNYTQDTVDAWVTVIVMDVWHWTSLVALLAFAGLRSIPDAYYQAAKIDQASRWAVFRYIELPKMAGVLMIAILLRFMDSFMIYTEPFVVTGGGPGNATTFLSIDLVKMALGQFDLGPAAAFSLMYFLVILLISWVFYTVMTNLDARDAKR; from the coding sequence ATGAACAAGACAGTCAATCAGAAGGCCTGGTTCCTGGTCCTGCCCGTCCTCGTGCTGGTGGCCTTCTCGGCCGTGATCCCGCTGATGACGGTGGTCAACTACTCGGTCCAGGACACCTTCGGGAACAACCAGTTCTTCTGGGCCGGACTGAGCTGGTTCGAGGAGATGCTGGAGAGCGAGCGCATGTGGAACGCGCTCGGCCGGCAGCTGACCTTCTCGGCCATCATCCTCGCCATCGAGGTGCCGCTGGGCATCTTCGTCGCGCTCAACATGCCGAAATCCGGCTTCTGGTCGTCCTTCTGCCTGGTGGCGATGTCGCTGCCGCTGCTGATCCCGTGGAACGTGGTCGGCACGATCTGGCAGATCTTCGGCCGCGTCGATATCGGCCTGCTGGGCTACGTGCTCGACAATCTCGGGATCGATTACAACTACACGCAGGACACCGTGGACGCCTGGGTGACGGTCATCGTGATGGATGTCTGGCACTGGACCTCGTTGGTGGCGCTCCTGGCCTTCGCGGGCCTGCGCTCGATCCCCGACGCCTATTACCAGGCCGCCAAGATCGACCAGGCGAGCCGCTGGGCCGTGTTCCGCTATATCGAGCTGCCGAAGATGGCGGGCGTGCTGATGATCGCGATCCTGCTGCGCTTCATGGACAGCTTCATGATCTACACCGAGCCCTTCGTCGTCACCGGCGGCGGTCCGGGCAACGCCACGACCTTCCTGTCCATCGACCTCGTGAAGATGGCGCTGGGGCAGTTCGACCTCGGACCCGCGGCGGCGTTCAGCCTGATGTACTTCCTCGTCATCCTGCTGATTTCCTGGGTGTTCTACACCGTGATGACCAATCTCGACGCGAGGGATGCCAAGCGATGA
- a CDS encoding carbohydrate ABC transporter permease, translating to MTDSTASAPGAATIPGDVTAARPNVATRNRFRPSGSAVVMTLYLLFLLVPIYWLLNMSLKTNSEILGAFSLWPRNLTFENYGTILTDPAWYMGYVNSLIYVVMNTVISLAVALPAAYAFSRYSFMGDKHLFFWLLTNRMAPPAVFALPFFQLYSSVGLFDTHIAVALAHCLFNVPLAVWILEGFMRGVPKEIDETAYIDGYSFGAFFTKIFTPLIASGIGVAAFFCFMFSWVELLLSRTLTTVDAKPIAATMTRTQGASGIDWGVLAAAGVLTIVPGALVIYFVRNYIAKGFALGRV from the coding sequence ATGACCGACAGCACCGCCTCCGCCCCCGGCGCCGCCACGATCCCCGGCGACGTCACCGCCGCGCGGCCCAACGTGGCCACGCGCAACCGCTTCCGCCCCTCGGGCAGCGCGGTGGTGATGACGCTCTACCTGCTGTTCCTGCTGGTGCCGATCTACTGGCTGCTCAACATGAGCCTGAAGACCAATTCCGAGATCCTCGGGGCCTTCTCGCTCTGGCCGCGCAACCTGACCTTCGAGAATTACGGCACGATCCTCACCGATCCGGCCTGGTACATGGGCTACGTCAACTCGCTGATCTACGTGGTGATGAACACGGTGATCTCGCTCGCCGTGGCGCTCCCGGCGGCCTATGCCTTCTCGCGCTACAGCTTCATGGGCGACAAGCACCTGTTCTTCTGGCTGCTGACCAACCGCATGGCGCCGCCCGCGGTCTTCGCGCTGCCCTTCTTCCAGCTCTATTCTTCGGTCGGGCTGTTCGACACGCATATCGCAGTCGCGCTGGCGCATTGCCTGTTCAACGTGCCGCTGGCGGTCTGGATCCTCGAGGGCTTCATGCGCGGCGTCCCGAAGGAGATCGACGAGACCGCCTATATCGACGGCTACAGCTTCGGCGCCTTCTTCACCAAGATCTTCACCCCGCTCATCGCCAGCGGCATCGGCGTCGCGGCCTTCTTCTGCTTCATGTTCTCCTGGGTCGAGCTGCTGCTCAGCCGGACGCTGACCACGGTCGACGCCAAGCCCATCGCCGCCACGATGACCCGGACCCAAGGGGCCAGCGGCATCGACTGGGGCGTGCTGGCCGCGGCGGGCGTGCTGACCATCGTGCCGGGCGCGCTCGTCATCTATTTCGTGCGCAACTACATCGCGAAGGGCTTCGCCCTGGGGCGGGTGTGA
- a CDS encoding DUF2160 domain-containing protein: MLDWMAWTWPTAAFFGVIAALLVTFTVLAIRFPETPRIGVLRIETTRGDRLFITLLGSAFINLIWLGLGLGPQYWALAVCLVYAAAVFRYV, encoded by the coding sequence ATGCTTGACTGGATGGCCTGGACCTGGCCCACGGCGGCCTTCTTCGGGGTGATCGCGGCGCTGCTGGTGACCTTCACCGTGCTGGCGATCCGCTTCCCCGAGACGCCGCGCATCGGCGTGCTGCGCATCGAGACGACGCGCGGCGACCGTCTCTTCATCACGCTTCTCGGCTCGGCCTTCATCAACCTGATCTGGCTGGGGCTGGGACTGGGCCCGCAATACTGGGCCCTCGCCGTCTGCCTCGTCTACGCCGCCGCGGTCTTCCGCTACGTGTAG
- a CDS encoding ABC transporter substrate-binding protein: protein MNKLIRSSTALGVALGLLTGPAFADMEAAMEFLDNEINGLSVLTREEQEAEMQWFVDAAQPYQGMDITVVSETITTHEYESQVLAPAFTAITGINVTHDLIGEGDVVEKLQTQMQSGQNVYDAYVNDSDLIGTHWRYQQVRNLTDWMAGEGADVTSPTLDLDDFIGLQFVTAPDGKLYQLPDQQFANLYWFRYDWFNDAKNKEDFQNEYGYELGVPVNWSAYEDIAAFFTGRDLSHMGVEGEIFGNMDYGKKDPSLGWRYTDAWMSMAGMGDVGEPNGLPVDEWGIRVNENSQPVGSCVARGGATNSPAAVYAVNKAIEWLQNYSPPSAAGMTFSEAGPIPAQGQIAQQMFWYTAFTADMVGDGAAAVLNEDGTPKWRMAPSPHGVYWKDGQKVGYQDVGSWTLMQSTPVDRAQAAWLYAQFVTSKTVDLKKSDVGLTFIRESTINSDHFSERAERLGGLVEFYRSPARVAWSPTGTNVPDYPKLAQLWWQNIGDAMSGAKTAQEALDALCEAQESVMERIERAGVQGDIGPVMNEEQDASYWFEQPGAPYAKIENEDEEPMTVSYDELVKSWQQ from the coding sequence ATGAACAAGCTCATACGATCTTCGACCGCGCTGGGGGTGGCCCTCGGGCTGCTGACCGGTCCGGCCTTCGCGGACATGGAAGCCGCGATGGAGTTCCTCGACAACGAGATCAACGGCCTTTCGGTCCTGACCCGCGAGGAGCAGGAAGCCGAGATGCAGTGGTTCGTGGACGCGGCCCAGCCCTATCAGGGCATGGACATCACCGTCGTCTCCGAGACGATCACCACGCATGAATACGAAAGCCAGGTCCTCGCCCCGGCCTTCACCGCGATCACCGGCATCAACGTCACCCACGACCTGATCGGCGAGGGCGATGTGGTCGAGAAGCTGCAGACTCAGATGCAGTCGGGCCAGAACGTCTACGACGCCTATGTCAACGACAGCGACCTGATCGGCACCCACTGGCGCTACCAGCAGGTGCGCAACCTGACCGACTGGATGGCCGGCGAAGGCGCGGACGTGACCTCGCCCACGCTCGATCTGGACGATTTCATCGGGCTGCAATTCGTCACCGCGCCCGACGGCAAGCTCTACCAGCTGCCCGACCAGCAGTTCGCGAACCTCTACTGGTTCCGTTACGACTGGTTCAACGACGCCAAGAACAAGGAGGACTTCCAGAACGAGTACGGCTACGAGCTGGGCGTTCCGGTGAACTGGTCTGCCTATGAGGACATCGCCGCGTTCTTCACCGGCCGCGACCTCAGCCACATGGGCGTCGAGGGCGAGATCTTCGGCAACATGGACTACGGCAAGAAGGACCCGTCGCTCGGCTGGCGCTACACCGACGCGTGGATGTCCATGGCCGGCATGGGAGACGTGGGCGAGCCCAACGGCCTTCCGGTCGACGAATGGGGCATCCGGGTGAACGAGAACTCGCAGCCCGTCGGTTCCTGCGTGGCGCGCGGCGGTGCGACGAACTCGCCCGCGGCGGTCTATGCCGTGAACAAGGCGATCGAATGGCTACAGAACTACTCGCCGCCCTCGGCCGCCGGCATGACCTTCTCGGAGGCCGGTCCGATCCCGGCGCAGGGCCAGATCGCTCAGCAGATGTTCTGGTACACCGCCTTCACCGCCGACATGGTCGGTGACGGGGCCGCGGCCGTGCTCAACGAGGATGGCACGCCCAAGTGGCGCATGGCCCCCTCGCCGCACGGCGTCTACTGGAAGGACGGCCAGAAGGTCGGCTACCAGGACGTGGGCTCCTGGACGCTGATGCAGTCCACGCCGGTCGACCGCGCGCAGGCCGCCTGGCTCTACGCGCAGTTCGTCACCTCCAAGACGGTGGACCTGAAGAAGTCCGATGTGGGCCTGACCTTCATCCGCGAGTCGACCATCAACTCCGACCACTTCTCGGAGCGGGCGGAGCGTCTGGGCGGCCTGGTCGAGTTCTACCGCTCGCCGGCCCGCGTGGCCTGGTCGCCGACCGGCACCAACGTCCCCGACTACCCCAAGCTCGCGCAGCTCTGGTGGCAGAACATCGGTGACGCCATGTCCGGCGCCAAGACCGCGCAGGAAGCGCTGGATGCGCTTTGCGAGGCGCAGGAAAGCGTGATGGAGCGCATCGAGCGCGCCGGCGTGCAGGGCGATATCGGCCCGGTCATGAACGAGGAGCAGGACGCCTCCTACTGGTTCGAGCAGCCGGGCGCGCCCTATGCCAAGATCGAGAACGAGGACGAGGAGCCGATGACGGTCTCCTATGACGAGCTCGTAAAGTCCTGGCAGCAGTGA